Proteins from one Impatiens glandulifera chromosome 2, dImpGla2.1, whole genome shotgun sequence genomic window:
- the LOC124924607 gene encoding glycine-rich cell wall structural protein-like, whose translation MVLALAWAVGVVVVLGLVSILGGMGLALAWAVRVVVVLGLVSVLGGMGLSLACAIGVVVVLGLVSVFGGMGLALACAIVVVVVLGLVSVFGGMGNGVLVGLGRWSEGGLCVVLGVWRKGVGFGLGVGFVVGFGGGRKGVLVGLGCWSGVGFGVGFGGGRKGVLVGLGCWSGVGFGVGFGSRRKGVGFGLGGGFCVGVNATSSWLLMFGLVQAPLYLAPCSNSSAAAATFLKHDARFCGIGGCSVRLSSPDCGSGGSTFF comes from the exons atggtgttggctttggcttgggcGGTTGGAGTGGTTGTGGTTTTGGGGTTGGTTTCTATTTtgggaggaatggggttggctttggcttgggcGGTTAGAGTGGTTGTGGTTTTAGGGTTGGTTTCTGTTCTGGGAGGAATGGGGTTgtctttggcttgtgccattggagtgGTTGTGGTTTTGGGGTTAGTTTCTGTttttggaggaatggggttggctttggcttgtgccattgtagTGGTTGTGGTTTTGGGGTTGGTTTCTGTTTTTGgtggaatggg GAATGGTGTTCTTGTTGGATTGGGCCGTTGGAGTGAGGGTGGTTTGTGTGTTGTCTTGGGTGTTTGGAGGAAGGGTGTTGGTTTTGGCTTGGGTGTTGGATttgttgttggtttcggtgGTGGGAGGAAGggtgttcttgttggcttgggctgttggagtggtgttggctttggtgttGGTTTCGGTGGTGGGAGGAAGggtgttcttgttggcttgggctgttggagtggtgttggaTTTGGTGTTGGTTTCGGTAGTAGGAGGAagggtgttggctttggcttgggtGGTGGTTTCTGTGTTggggttaatgccacttcctctTGGCTGCTGATGTTTGGTCTTGTCCAAGCTCCTtt ATATTTAGCTCCTTGTTCCAATTCGTCTGCAGCAgccgcaaccttcctcaaacatgatgcaAGATTTTGTGGAATTGGTGGCTGCTCAGTAAGATTGTCATCCCCAGATTGTGGTAGTGGTGGCTCCACATTTTTTTga
- the LOC124926403 gene encoding protein LURP-one-related 15-like, with product MAHPIPVPAPSPSYTAITSPIAVVGPQYCITEYPIDLVIVRKAMALSLGNFTVTDIKENIMFKLEAQWSLHDHRILRDPAGNPIVTLRQKIRSMHGRWQVFRGESREEKDLLFTAKTTSWLQFKTKMDVFLANNTKQETPDFRLDGSYSESSGVIYAGDGESKAILAQMHKKETVKSVLLGKDNFRVTIYPNVDYAFIVALIAILDDIDTSDGS from the exons ATGGCGCATCCCATTCCAGTGCCGGCTCCATCGCCAAGCTACACCGCCATAACGAGTCCGATTGCGGTGGTGGGACCTCAATACTGCATAACAGAGTATCCAATTGACCTTGTGATTGTGAGAAAGGCCATGGCTTTAAGCCTTGGCAATTTCACCGTAACGGATATAAAAGAGAATATCATGTTCAAATTGGAAGCTCAATGGTCTCTTCATGACCATCGGATCCTTCGTGATCCAGCTGGAAATCCAATTGTCACTCTCCGACAAAAG ATCAGATCAATGCATGGGAGATGGCAAGTGTTCAGAGGAGAAAGCCGTGAGGAGAAAGACCTTCTCTTCACAGCTAAAACGACCTCATGGCTGCAATTCAAGACAAAGATGGACGTTTTCTTGGCAAATAACACCAAACAGGAAACCCCTGATTTTAGGCTGGATGGCAGTTATTCTGAGAGTTCCGGCGTTATCTACGCCGGAGACGGCGAGTCCAAAGCCATTCTTGCCCAG ATGCATAAGAAGGAGACTGTCAAGAGTGTATTGCTGGGGAAGGACAACTTCAGAGTGACGATCTATCCAAACGTTGATTATGCCTTCATCGTCGCACTCATCGCCATTCTTGACGACATTGATACATCTGATGGTTCttaa